A single Rhopalosiphum padi isolate XX-2018 chromosome 4, ASM2088224v1, whole genome shotgun sequence DNA region contains:
- the LOC132930468 gene encoding C-type lectin 37Db-like: protein MIFSKRNLFVITLTAFIVSDMTTNADPLEKKEAGIGAYNSGDFTIFTPMPVTKWPVAKSGDKYFYIGTFFKADWFKSMAFCNLHGMRLASITTEQQNKDLVQQLENFGYGQDSHFWTSGNDLSVEGTFVWSGNGQNFGRYTNWLAGEPNNTKVDDKDEDCVEYWYKGNEGFKWNDQFCTFQANFICELVN, encoded by the exons atgattTTCTCTAAACGAAATTTATTTGTCATTACTTTAACAGCTTTTATTGTTTCTGACATGACTACTAATGCAGATCctttagaaaaaaaagaagctg GAATAGGAGCTTACAATAGTGGCGATTTCACCATATTTACCCCCATGCCGGTTACCAAATGGCCTGTTGCGAAATCGGGCGATAAGTATTTTTACATTGGAACATTTTTTAAG GCTGATTGGTTCAAATCCATGGCGTTTTGCAATCTTCATGGAATGCGATTGGCTAGCATTACCACTGAACAACAAAATAAGGATCTGGTGCAACAGTTGGAAAACTTCG gttatgGTCAAGATTCTCATTTTTGGACCTCTGGTAACGATCTATCAGTTGAGGGCACGTTCGTTTGGTCAGGCAACGGCCAAAACTTCGGACGGTATACCAATTGGCTGGCCGGCGAACCAAACAATACCAAAGTGGACGACAAGGATGAAGACTGTGTAGAATATTGGTATAAAGGAAATGAAGGTTTCAAATGGAACGATCAGTTTTGCACTTTCCAAGCAAATTTTATATGTGAATTagtgaactaa